One genomic window of Halovivax cerinus includes the following:
- a CDS encoding ATP-binding protein — protein MTDEQEIFTAAQLREHQDGYQARDNRELLPHAGIVRDPKIERALSIRAVHYDPTKCDRPDELPATSKDLEKHRQIQKIEGTQVARQALENGDMATVKHLTGDTNQRADVSGIQAIGNVDDLVTGPASIIYIYAEPGSGKTDFALLLGQRWRHHQPGDALVASNIQTLQETTEWTDDEGRLRDGWIANYGALDEWIKQNGEPTENEQTPKLFIFDEASSHAAGGGAQGYETRQKMGPLVYKIRKYGGSLIIIGHDGGDVHPMVREQSKVVKKDGKKEATIYDSIRNRKPQGQIASISGIPPTDWRFDTHEATAWSWHDLRAEDDGDDVSEKEAVEKAALYSVIRAKQQGMSNRQVAKFVPWSRETVRKRWNEYDTDGKHTEAVANVEATIA, from the coding sequence GTGACCGACGAGCAAGAGATATTCACAGCGGCGCAACTCCGGGAGCACCAGGACGGCTACCAGGCCCGCGACAACCGCGAACTCCTGCCGCATGCGGGCATCGTCCGGGATCCGAAGATCGAGCGGGCACTGTCGATCCGTGCGGTCCACTACGACCCGACCAAGTGCGATCGGCCCGACGAGCTGCCGGCGACGTCGAAGGACCTCGAAAAGCATCGCCAAATCCAGAAGATCGAGGGAACGCAGGTCGCCCGCCAGGCGCTCGAAAACGGCGATATGGCGACGGTCAAGCACCTGACCGGCGACACCAACCAGCGCGCGGACGTGAGCGGTATCCAGGCGATCGGCAACGTCGACGATCTTGTCACCGGGCCGGCGTCGATCATCTACATTTACGCCGAGCCTGGGTCGGGAAAGACCGACTTCGCGCTCTTGCTCGGCCAGCGGTGGCGTCACCACCAGCCTGGCGACGCGCTCGTCGCGTCGAACATTCAGACGCTCCAGGAGACGACCGAGTGGACCGACGACGAGGGACGCCTTCGCGACGGCTGGATCGCGAACTACGGCGCGCTCGACGAGTGGATCAAGCAGAACGGCGAACCCACCGAGAACGAGCAGACACCGAAGCTGTTCATCTTCGACGAGGCATCGAGCCACGCGGCAGGCGGTGGCGCGCAGGGCTACGAGACCCGCCAGAAAATGGGACCACTCGTTTACAAGATCCGCAAGTACGGCGGCTCGCTCATCATCATCGGCCACGACGGCGGCGACGTCCACCCGATGGTCCGCGAGCAGTCGAAGGTGGTCAAAAAGGACGGGAAGAAAGAGGCGACAATCTACGACTCGATCCGGAATCGAAAGCCGCAGGGCCAGATTGCGTCGATCTCCGGAATACCGCCGACTGACTGGCGTTTCGACACGCACGAAGCGACCGCATGGAGTTGGCACGACCTCCGAGCCGAGGACGATGGCGACGACGTGAGCGAGAAGGAAGCCGTCGAGAAAGCCGCTCTCTACTCGGTCATCCGAGCGAAACAGCAGGGGATGAGCAACCGGCAAGTGGCGAAATTCGTCCCCTGGAGTCGCGAAACTGTCCGGAAGCGGTGGAAC